TTGAGCGTTCATGGAGTAAAAACCCAAAAAATAAGAGAGGGGCGGAGGGGGGCAAGGAAAAGTTCATACTTGTCAGGATGCAATGCTGATAGCACAAAGATTAGCACTATAACATCAAGGGTTCCATCGGGGACGGGGTAATTGGCTTCCACGTCACTCAAGTCACGAACAAAGGCGAAGCAGCGCTCAGGGTCGTACTCTGGATTAGCCTGATGACAAGAGGGCAATTTGAATTCATCAGGTAGCCCACAATCCAAGGGATGAGTCCTAATCAGCACATCATTGTTACAATAACCTCATCACCTCACCTTGACTAACTCCACAGCAGTGCTGGAAAAATCACAGCAGTAAACAAAGAGGCCCGGGTCGCTGTAAAAAGCAAAGTTGCAGTTATGTACAGTAAAGGATTCAGCTTGCTTCACTGTTTAGTTCAAACATGTTGTGAAATCTTGACGTGCCAATGTCTTGGCCGCGCTTACTTGTTGGTTTTTAGTATTGGAAAAAACGTGTTTCCTACGCCGCAGCCAACCTGTGAACACAAATAGTAACATTTACAGCAGCCAGAGAGAATAAATCCTTCAGACAAATACAGGTTGATACCGGTAGTAGAAAGTGTATAAATCTGTAATGGATGAATCAATTCCAAAATTGAATTCAGTAAACCAcagtgtcactcagtagagcgcatacatCTGCAGAGGCCCCAAAATACCCTTAATGTCAAGCTGCACCCAATTACACACACTCGTAGATACGAGTCCTCTAAATGTGCccgattttttttaataaatagcCATGTATATCtctccctgggaaatcagtggatATCAAAAAATCTCTCAAAATGTTTGAGAAAACAAATCCTGGTCCCTGGCCCTGATTTGGATATTAAGTTCCAAGTTTCGTTGTAAtctgtttagtagtttttgcataatcttgcttaaaaacaaacatacaaaccaaccaacaaacaaacaagcagacaggggtgaaaacattgCCTCCTTGGCAGAGATTAAAATGTAACCAGTTGTTTTGAGTTGTTGGCCTCCACCATCCAGTGAGATCAGTCAGTGAGATGaatatggttttattttctttaatatttactGAGTGCAACCTGCCAAATATTTGCAAAAGCTAGATTGTTTTATTCCTTTAGGTTAGCGCAGTAGTACATTAGAAGTAGAATACAAATAGGCTTTTCACAAATATGGCTCCTTTAAACCCAATTTatctatttaaatatgtttatacgTTTTGGAGATTTCGTTTTTTAATTTAGTGTGTGTGGTGAAAGTTTAGGTAACGCATGCTCAAATGAATCTCTCACCTCCAGAATGCGATGCGTGGCAGAGGAGCCAGGGAAGTCCCCGTCTTCGACCTCTCTGCTTCGCTCTTGATCCAGACTGTCCTGCTGGACGCCATCGGTGCCGGAGTCTTCAGGATGGGATTCGGGGTTCAGGAGGCCACACTTCGGGGCCAACTCTGGGAACTCCGTGAAGAGCCAGTGGCGGTCTTTGAAGAACCGATTCTCATGGATTGTGTAGAAATCGTTCCAGTACTCATTGGCCCGGCTGTCGTATTCCTCTGCAAGAGAAGGTCAGCCCAGTGTGATCTtgataatctaccactttctgCCATGTTTACGAATCATCAACATGAAGATGAGCACGGCTTGCACATGTAACGGAAATGTGTTGTTTCAATTTTAGCTTGCTTGAAgccaaatattaaaacaaactcAGAAATGAATTACAGACAGAATTTTATGAGTGTATTTGTGCACGCataaaacaataatgagaagTTATAGTTCTGCTAATGGATCTCGGCAACAACAATGCAACCTTGTTTCTGCTGAGGTAGAGGCTGACAGTTTTCCAAGACTTTGTTCTTAGCAGCTTCTTCTTGTTCCTCGCTCCACTCCACGTTGTCCCTGTGCACAACAGAAAAACCTCATCATGTGACATTCAGACAGGGCTGGGATATCCTCCAGCATTACCATAAACAGGGAAAGATGCATTAAGATAAGACACGACAAGTCAATAcgatcctttattagtcccataATGGGGAAATTTGCTGTGTTGAAGCAGCAAAGAGGAGCGTCAAAGAAATAGAAAGCAGTAAAGGTAATACAAAAGTTAATATAAACCCCAAATAgagaatagaaataatatatagAGTCACAAATATATTTACAGTGAAACAAGATGGCAGATTGTACACTCTGGGATATTTATATACTGAAAagttttcaaatatttgaagTGTTggtctaataaaaaaaattaaaaaaaagacttcaCTTTAGTTTTAGAGATCATATTATATTAAACTAtctattcattcattatttgatCAATAGAGAAAATTATGAGCACGATAATAAACAATGAGAACGATCATTGTTCTGCAGCCTCTTtctataaatgtttgtgttacagTATAAGAAAGTGACTGAAATGATACTAGGACCTGAGGTTATCTGACAGGATCTGTCAGTGTCTCTTCTATcaaaacaacagacagacagagagcatgATCAGTGACAGTGATGCATTCATGTCACGTCTTGGATCCACTGACCACGCGTTGTGCTGGAACACCTGCCGCGGGTCCGTGAGCAGCCGAGTCCCGAACTGAGGCCTCTTCACGTCCCCGGTGGATGGATCCTTTGGAACCAGCCCCGTGTCCCCGCTGCCTGCCTCCACCGCGACCACGGCATGGGGCGCCGCCATGTTGGATCTGACGCGACGGAAGAAGGGCCGGCCAATAAAGTGTGCTGCGTTCACTGacacacaggaaataaacacactttggaaataaaagacagacagacagatacatagatcatgcaatgtaaaacaatacattaacgtcacaccatcatcctctaaccccggggacgcaccggaggtagaagcaccgcggccacacatacacacacaatcacataatctcctgtgggggggtggcatTGGCGGCTATCGGCTTGTggaggtcagtcacctgtgaagaccagcatcatttacccctgatgGAGAAATGACAATTATgatgaaaattaaatataaaaaaattgaatataaaattaaatattactaaattaaattaaattaaattaaataataataaaaaaagctgcacgcacatcctgcacagaagcccattgcgcacatgctgcgcagaagcctactgcgcacttcctgcgcagaagcccttTCGCACatgctgcgcagaagcctattgcgcacttcctgcgcagaagaccattgcgcacaacctgcgcagaagcccattgcgcacatcctgcgccattttaaattttttaattaaaaattttataaatttgtaataatcttttttcctttttttatatttaattaatttaaatttacatagtgtaagatatctTGCAAGTAATTGCTTAGGAgaaatcctgccaattttaagagtttAGTACATTGCCAATTTTAAGATGTGAAAGAGTGGGGCCTTCTTGGTGAAGGACGACCATcctaccgactaggccacaaCGTCCAGGTCCTAAGCACTATAAATGGATGGACAAATTcaatgtgatgtcctgaggctgccccctgctggctgctgggttcctctgctgctctagcttggtttgtgcagcttgtgattaactaaagttgtccataaaagaaaatctttaatatccttcaagggcaatttgatgtacaaccagtgcacgacaaaaataaaccaatatatacaatgtaaataaaacacaatataaaaaccctacagactaagtagcaggggaaaatttacttttaataaattaattgataagTCGACCGATAGAAAATTACctgtcaactatttagatattctcgaaacatttcattctacttttaatttcctgttgtgtttctaataattattaatgttggtgacatttccttgataaatgggtggaggttttattacctctgttaaggaggttatgttttcatctctgatttgtcagtcaacaggtttatgtaataaactactcaaccaataaccacacaacttggcaGAAGGaggctgcatggatcagagatgaacctatactgctctgttgagctctactgagtgccagtctagtgaatgaatctggaatcttctctcaaacccccccccccccccccccccccaatagggtttgtagtgtgaagctaatgaggGGTTTTATAAAGATGAGATCGAAAACATaagaccaagtgaatccactttatgaacagaaaaaaaagaagggagtttCACTTAacctcacaacagttcctcatagcagcatgatacatacaaagagatgtataaaaacctactcattttggcagcatagtagggacatttgctgatgtcaccacctgTGGCTCCatggacaggcaagccagcatctaaaacctcctcctggatggctccctgtgtgaacagtcaggcggtggctcgcacagaatttgcgcttccgcctcaggtgtgtccctgacgtacacgctgcggtgatagactgcggttagagtcaaagatgaatcaaaaaaagattaaattatcaggtgcacaaatcagaaagcaccgcaaagtagaggagaagaaagaacaatatagaggtaagaatcaacccgattgtggacatcattaatgtttatttttgtcgacgTGACAAtatatgctatcagtacaggactctttttatattttttttataatatattttattgttttttatagcttacaaatttgtctgcctgtgtgtgcatctgtatacagtccaaaagttcttgtggatgcatgacagttggcgtgtgtatgttgggggcgCGCCAATTTGAATTCTCGCCTAGGGCGTCAACATTGCCATTGGTAGTGATGAGCACGTACCTGTACATGGCTTGTTAgtttagctccgctagcctgcaggcgatgctaacgggaccgtATGGAGTTATTTACCAGACATGAACCAACTTGATCAGGTCCAGCCAGTTGGGAAACGTGTTAGAGTTGATGGGGATGAGGGTGTTTGGAGAATAAGCTCCACTACGTTAGATATCTAatggtatgtaaagttgtttcactcgtcAACCCATTTGACTTGTCTACGTTACACAGaaaattattctgcagaaacagatttactgtgatcaattGAAACGTGactatttaaagtcacatctgcattttaagagcagctgtttaaagttaGCCTGgaccagacgaatttagccccgcccacaacatttttggtcgggcagttcggtctggagtcgctccattgggaaaaaattatggggcgtgtttcaactgaccaggaagtaaaattcctcttcgctcaattggatagacctacaaccaatcagagcaacgtagtatgtgacgtatgctaagcattgtgagttatttactaacccgggttcacaccggacgcttcagcgcagcgccaagccttaaataacagctggctcccatccactcccatgttaaaactttgtgccggtcacaccggaggctgaagcaccgcgaggcagccttggcgcagcgcggtgcttcagcctccggtgtgactggcacaaagcagtgcagcgatctactggatcaacgggtgatattattagcgctgcccggcggttcagcgtcgcttcagtgtccgttgtgaacagccaagcgccggggcgatggGATTAGCgctgtgctttggcgtcgcctccacgttctgtgttcctctttcaaaatgaatgcgctgtcgatgtcttctaaaacagactcaatggcagcatctacacatctcagctcgccagcggcaggcatgtttgttgaaaacgaattcaacccgagggcactgtgatgacgtggttgattacgttaccgttgatcatctgtcaatcatcgtataaagcccgccctgacaatctgattggcccggtcgggccataattttttcccaatggagcgactccagaccgaactgccagACCAAAAtggtctggcatccaggctagtttAAAGTAGGCtagtttaaagtagcattacgtctcttaaagctctttattcagagtatagatgttgacgttgatgtgaagctatgtgtctgtctaatgttttaactttgttgcaatcatttaactttaatgctgtattataggcaaCATCTTTTTGTCGCGCTAAAGCATGTGAATTGCATTTGAAATAGaatttctgctccctgctggcactcaaaatgcaacccatagtatatcttactggtctttataggcctactgcttataataatcagctacctctatttttgtgacggtgacatgacgtcatacaaaattgccccaccagaaattCCAGGCTAAAATCCACTGCATAGAtgtatagatgtatagataCATGCatgcatagatagatagatagatagatagatagatagaaagatagatagatagataagtgAGTGTGTTTAGGGaggtgaatggatggatgattatATAAATAGATGTGCCTGTAGATGCTGTGCAAATACACAAATGGTAAAGTATCATGACAAAAAACGAAGGATGGAAGTTGACTATGACTGTTTTACTTCTcaaacatttcctctttttaaaaCTGGTCAACTATATACTCGTCGGGACTACGTCTGCTAACAGAACACTCAGTATTTGCTTTATTATTACTAAGGTTCAATGCATTACTTGTTCATCAGGAGCTAACTGCAGCATAAGACCCAGTCTGGGCATAACTGCTCTAGATTTACAAATGTATAATGCTGTTGAGAGACACGTGAAGGTGACAGTCTTTGTCCAGATCGAACTCTGTGGTCCAGATGTACAACTCCCCTGATCAACTGATCCACATAACCACATTATAAGCACAGATGCTGCTTGACAATAGAACCACATAACACTTCTGTAGACAGGCACAACTTACTGACCACATCTGATCAGTGCATTGTTTTAACACCAGAGGGAGACAAATACCAGGATTCCCTTTGCTGAGGCCCACTGAGCCACATGAATGAGGAGAATTCTGGGACTGAAATTACACAGAATGACTTCATGTGCACCAAAGTCGTTCAACTgcccaaataaacaaacaaacaacaacactctGTTTCCATTAACGTGAATCAAATTTAGTGAAATAATTATCGGAATTGACATTCAAACTGGTCAACATGCATTTCTGGACAGTTTTATGTCACCACGTGTGGGCTCCACCCAACGGTTTAAGCAATGTCTTTGCATATCCTACAACCAACTTTTTAACAAGTATATATCTAATAGTATTAATTGCTTAGAGGTAAATATTTACTGGTcatggtaaatggactgtttCTGTGTAGTACTTATTTCTCATCGTCTACTTAAAGTAGCATGTCATGGGCGACCGTGGCTCAGGAGATAtagcgggttgtccactaacaaGAAGGATGACAGTTTGATCCCTATCTCCCCCCTGTCTTGCGTGccggtgtccttgggcaagatgctgaaccgcAAATGTCCCCTGACAGGCTTGTTGGCAGTGCATGAGTGAtgtgtgacagagaaagagCAGCACATAGATGCGCTGTATGAATAGGTGAAGGAAGTGTGAAAAAGTGCTATAAAAAGACAGACCATACACATTTAATCAGCTCTATTTTCAGTATTAGTTGCCCAAGGGACTTCGGAATGTGTGGAGGTATCTGAGATCATACCAGCGACATGATGGTTTGTGGACAACCCTCTCTACCTCGTGAATGACAAGAGACCAGTCATATGCTAGTGCCAAGTTTCACTTTAAAATGGGTTGAAGTCTGTGTGTaaagattttttgtttttttttacagttttaagcAGATCTGAAGTAATAGCTTCTGCATTCAAGGGCATCTGTAAAATCTTTCTTTACGTGACTGAGAACCATCTCGACTAGTTGGAATGACTTTCAAGTCAGGAGGCAGCTACCATCTGGACTGAGCAATTCGATTTGCGAAGACTTCCTCCCGGCACTGCATATGGAGACGCTAACCATTAAGAACGAGGATTTACAGGGAGAGTGAGGAAAAATCCCACTTACCAAGGATCAAACCCTTTAAATTACATTATAAGCAAAATGTAAATTAGGTTTCTAAGGGATTAAATATGCAAAGTAATCCCCCTAGAATGATCCAATCAAACAATGCACATGTTTGGATAATGCTAAAATATGCGTCAACATATTTGATGTACAAGTCACCAGTAAGATAAACAGCAGACTCTACATATTTGTCAGAGTCGTACATGTAAAGACTGACTGTTGCCTTATAGGGCATTTTATAGATCAGACTGGTGTGAGCAGGATGTGGTTGTTGGGCAATGTACAGAGTTATGTGACTTCAGTTGTAACCATTCGGAAGAACAGGGAAGTGAACCAACTGCAAGAGGATGATAATGCTTAATATTTTGATGAGTGTTGCCACAGGAAATATTCTATGCCGTGATAAAAGTGTTATCAGACAGACATTCTGGACTCTACACACTGATGTTCATTTTAGTAGTTTTCCAACAGTCACATCATCTTGAACTTGTTTGAATTTAACACGTTGAAAGTGATCTTCTCACAGAGTAAATATAGGAGATAC
Above is a genomic segment from Pleuronectes platessa chromosome 16, fPlePla1.1, whole genome shotgun sequence containing:
- the mettl2a gene encoding tRNA N(3)-methylcytidine methyltransferase METTL2; the encoded protein is MAAPHAVVAVEAGSGDTGLVPKDPSTGDVKRPQFGTRLLTDPRQVFQHNAWDNVEWSEEQEEAAKNKVLENCQPLPQQKQEEYDSRANEYWNDFYTIHENRFFKDRHWLFTEFPELAPKCGLLNPESHPEDSGTDGVQQDSLDQERSREVEDGDFPGSSATHRILEVGCGVGNTFFPILKTNNDPGLFVYCCDFSSTAVELVKANPEYDPERCFAFVRDLSDVEANYPVPDGTLDVIVLIFVLSALHPDKMQASISRLARLLRPGGVMLLRDYGRYDMAQLRFKKGRCLSENFYVRGDGTRVYFFTQDELHELFAEAGLEKVQNLVDRRLQVNRGKQLTMYRVWIQCKYRRARVLPAENQD